CCGGACGCCGCCTGGCGCTCGACGCCGAGCCCAAGCCCGGCGCCAAGGTCGCACCGCTGCCACCGACGCCCGACGCGCCGTGGCCGCCCGACGCGACGTTCGTCTGAGCCGCTGATCACACGCGGCGTCGCCGCCCGACGCGACGTTCGTCTGAGCCGCTGATCACACGCGGCGTCGCCGCCCGACGCGACGTTCGTCTGAGCCGCTGATCACACGCGGCGTCGCCGCCCGACGCGACGTTCGTCTGAGCCGCTGATCACACGCGGCGATAGGTGCCCTCGTGCATCGGCGCCCAGGTCGCGCCGTCGCGCGCGCGCTCGATCGAGAAGCTGAGCACGCCGTCACGCCACGCGTAGGTGAACCGCGACTGCCCCGTCGGGCCGGTCTCGGTGTACGTGTAGCGGTCGCCGTCGAGCGTCGCGCGCGTGCCGGCCTTCGGCATCATGCCGATGCTGTCGAACCAGTAGGCGTAGAAGTGCCCGTCGCGCGCGTCCTGGCCGTGCACGCCGTGCCCGCGATAGCTGACCTGGCCGTCGCGCTCCTCGTCGTACTCGACCAGCAGGCAGAACCCGCCCGCGCCCGGGCGCACGGTCCAGGTGCCCGTCGCCGGGCCGCCCACCGGGT
The genomic region above belongs to Myxococcales bacterium and contains:
- a CDS encoding DUF1579 family protein; this encodes MPKVSEQMQRLTELFVGTWRGEERLFPSEWDPVGGPATGTWTVRPGAGGFCLLVEYDEERDGQVSYRGHGVHGQDARDGHFYAYWFDSIGMMPKAGTRATLDGDRYTYTETGPTGQSRFTYAWRDGVLSFSIERARDGATWAPMHEGTYRRV